GACTATAAAGGAATTTATCATTTCAATCCTGTCATAGTGAGCAAAGATCACCTGCTAAACATCTAACCCCATCTATACCCTGAAGCACCTTTGTGGACAGGGGAAGGGTGGGATTGCCAACTTTACTTACGGCAACATCCGGTCTGCAGAAGAGCCAGCGTCTTGccaccaggtgctgcacagaggTCAAGGACTAGGTCACCAGGCTGCACATTGAGAGCCAAGACAGGCAAGAGCGATGCAGCATCCAGCAGATAGTAGCCAAGGGTTCCTAAAGCGTCTGGTCTAGAAATCCCAAGAGATCATTGAAAACCAAGTGTGTTATGAGAATCTGAAGAAAAGTCAAGATACAGAGCTTGAAAAGCTCAGGTTAAAACACATGAATGCCGTGTTCCCAGAGATAGTTACCCATCAGGTATGTTTGATGAAGGAACAGAACATACAATTCCAGAAAAATACAATGTTCCAGACGGAAGACACTGATTCAATGACGACCTAGGTCATCTCCAGGCCACCAAAGAACGATTCCTCAAAGTACATTGCTTAGTGCTTTGTCTGCTTTAAATATCCCTATATTGTACGTATTTTACAAAACCCTAATACACTTCTTCACCTCACTCCAGCACATTTTCACAAGCTCCATTAAAGCTGTGTAGAACCAGAAGCTGAGCCACAGAAGCAACATGTAGAAATTAAGTTCAAAGCATCTAAATACAATGCTGTATGTGATGAatttgggaggggaggaggaaaatgACTTTTATTTCTGTTACTCTACAAGTCCTAGCTTGGAAGACGATTCCTACAAGGTAGCCTAAAACCCAGAGACTGGACATCCGCTTTCAAGGTGGGGTTAGGGGAAAAGAATTGTAACAAGTATACACACAGCTCAACCAGCTCAAACTTTCCAATCAATCAGTGTTACAGAacagttaataataataatacctagctcttatgcagcatttttcatcagtagatctaaaagtgctttacaaagaaacGCAGTATAATTATCTCTATTTTAtagacggggaaactgaggcacagagtgattaaAGCAATTTCCCCAAGCCCACCCAGCAAGCCAGTGACAGATACAGGAAccgaacccagatctcctgagttccaagCCACAATGCTTCCGAGCGCCATACCTTGCCGGAGGAAACCGACTGACATCTCCTTTGGAGAATGTGTAACACTTGATGTTGGGGCTGATGGACGTAGAAAGCGATGATGGCATCTGTGTTTGTTCCACAGTCATCTGTTCTCTGTGGGTTTCTTGGGGCGCTGTTTCCTCACCCCTCATTCCTTCTACAGGTAAATCCCACTGCACATGCCGAGCTGCTTTCTGAGACTCATAAACAAAATCCACAGCGTTTAGATGTTCCAGCTCTCGACTGACCCTGTCTGCATCAGAGAAGTTGTTGACGAGGGCCCCGTATTTCTGTTCCGAGAGGAGGCTGACGCGGATCGAGGGCCACAAGCTGCCAAACTGCACGCTGTAGTTCATGTCGAAGTTCTGCAGAGCCAGCCAGGTGGCCGAGATCTTGGGAGCAGTGCCAGCCTTCAGAGGAATTAAAAGGTTAGGCACGTGAAAGAACCAAACACTTTTACACTGTGACGTTTCCCCACTTCCGTGATTGGAATGATCAAGAGTGAGGCTCTGCTTTACCACAGTTACACTTGGCACTTCTGCAAGCACCTGTACCAGGAGGAACTTTATCTGAGTCCCAAACAATCCAGCCACAAAACAGCCCTGCTAGGAGGCAGCTGTTCTGCCCactgcacagatggggaaactaaggcacagaaaagCTGGGTAATTTGCATTCAATCTGAAAATAGCAAGACTGGGTGTGCAGAGTGGAAAGGGAAGATGGCCTCACTTCAGCATGTTTTTACAGCTCCATTAAAGCCGTGTGGAACCAGTAGTTAAGCCACAGAAGCAACATGTGGAAAGGAGGCCTTGTGACTGGTAGTGGTGAGGTGTTACTGGTAGGGAAGGGACAGAACCCTTGGGGCTGGAGAAAGGAGATATTAGACAAGGGGctttgggggctggggatgtATGGATGGGAAGGAGAATGAGGGGGAatcagccattagctgggaagatTCAGGTTTTGGGGGGGTTAactgaatatcagggttggaaggggcctcaggagatcatctagtctaaccccctgctcaaagcaggaccaatccccagacagatttttgcccccaatccctaaagggccccctgggtttagcagaccaatgctcaaaccactgagctatcccaccctaGGGtgagagggaagggatgggaggggaaagaagagaatTTTGGGCTGGTGGAATTAGCAGAGGGGTGGAGGAATGATTTTTGGAGGGAGGATTTTGGGGGGATTATTGAGAAGGATAGAGGGGGAGTGGAATGATTTTTAGATGCAGAGTGGGTtagtggggatgggagggaagggaaaCATTTCTGGGGGTTAGTAGGGAGCGCAGAGGACGGATTTCGGGAAGTTAGTAGGGCatgggggccaggagctgggccaggaGCTGGGTCAGGAGCTGGGCTCTGGTACTGGGTGGTCCGAGCCGAAGGGTGTGTAGGGAGAATTTCGATAAGGCATTAGCGAGGGGCTGGAGCATCTTTTGGGGTATTAGtaggatgtgggggagggagagaatttcaggggattggtgggggtgggggttaggggGAAACATttcaggggcaggggaggattTCGGGAATGCAGGAGGTGGATGGGGGGGttagtggggctgggggccaggaggcAGCCGTGGGGCTGGGTCAGGAGCTGGGCTCTGGTACTGGGCGGGCCGAGTcccagagtgtggggggagaATCGCGTGGAGGGATAGTGGGGGTcagtggggtggagagggagaatTTCGGGGGGAGGATTAGCGGGGTGAGGGGGTAATTTCGATGGGGCGGGGAGGATTTGGGGGAGTCCCTGGGGGAACGATACGGGGACGCAGGCAGCCGCGGGGCTCTGCGGGCGGTTCCCCCCAACCCGCCTCACCCATTTCTCCTTGTACCGGTACCGCCGCGGGGGCAGCCCCAGGCCCGCCAGCCCCCCcggcagcagccgccgccgcgcCGAGCCCCTGAGCGCCGCCATGGTGCGCGCCGCTAGGCCGGGGCCGGCCGGGAACCGGGGCCGCCGCTGCAGGTTCCGGCCTGGCCCCCCTGGGGAGTCAATTCCCgccggccgggggcggggcagcctgtgacaccccccccacgatccctcccccatcttggggacccccccagctctgtgctagGGGACCCTCTAACCCTCCAGAGCCCCCCCCAGCTTGGGGACCCCCCGGCTCTGTACTAGGGGACCCTCTAACCCCTCCAGAGCCCCCCCACAGCTTGGGGACCCTCTAACCCTCCAGAGCCCCCCCAGCTTGGAgaccccccagctctgtgctagGGGACCCTTTAACCCTCCAGAGTCCCCCCCAGGTTGGAGACCCCCCAGCTCTGTACTAGGGGACCCTCTAACCCTCCAGAGCCCCCCCAGCTTGGAGACCCCCCAGCTCTGTACTAGGGGACCCTCTAACCCTCCAGAGCCCCCCACAGCTTGGAGAGCCCCTGGCTCTGTGCTAGGGGACCCTCTAACCCTCCAGAGTCCCCCACAGCTTGGAgacccccccagctctgtgctggggACCCTCTAACCCCTCCAGAGCCCCCCACGGGTTGGAGAGCCCCTGGCTCTGTGCTAGGGGACCCTCTAACCCTCCAGAGCCCCCCACGGGTTGGAGAGCCCCTGGCTCTGTGCTAGGGGACCCTCTAACCCTCCAGAGCCCCCCCAGGTTGGAGACCCCCCAGCTCTGTACTAGGGGACCTTCTAACCCCTCCAGAGCCCCCCACGGGTTGGAGACCCCCCAGCTCTGTACTAGGGGACTCTCtaacacccccagagcccccccagagcTTGGGGatccccccagctctgtgctggggACCCTCTAACTCCTCCAGAGCCCCCCACAGCTTGGGAACCCTCTCTCCTCCAGATCCCCCCACAGCTTGGGAATCCCACCCTCAGCCCTGTGCTAGGGGAATCAACATCCCCTCCAGAGCCCCCCAGTTTAAGGGTTCCTCCCTGGCTCTATGCTAGGGGACTCCCCATCTCCTCAAAGCCCTCTGCAGCTTAGGAGTCCCCCTCCCGCTGTGTAGGAGACCCTCCCATTCCCTCTAGTCTAGCTcttcccccactcactacatACCCTTGGGTACATTCCTTAGCCTCTCTGAGCCTGTTTCCCCACCTGAAAAATGGGGATACATGGAGCACTGGTCTGATCCACTTTCTACTACTTCACCCAGGCCTTTATGACTCTATACAGCCCTGTGCACACCTTCCACCTGAACATCTATGACCCCAAGAATGCCTCAGTGCCAAGAATGTTCTGATTGTGGCATGTGCATTCCAGTTCACCAAAGAGGGTCGCATGAGGTCTCCCATACAAGCTTATGTCACACTGATCCTCATCATTGTTTCATGCTAAATGTAcagatattta
Above is a genomic segment from Mauremys reevesii isolate NIE-2019 linkage group 8, ASM1616193v1, whole genome shotgun sequence containing:
- the NSUN4 gene encoding 5-methylcytosine rRNA methyltransferase NSUN4, which gives rise to MAALRGSARRRLLPGGLAGLGLPPRRYRYKEKWAGTAPKISATWLALQNFDMNYSVQFGSLWPSIRVSLLSEQKYGALVNNFSDADRVSRELEHLNAVDFVYESQKAARHVQWDLPVEGMRGEETAPQETHREQMTVEQTQMPSSLSTSISPNIKCYTFSKGDVSRFPPARPDALGTLGYYLLDAASLLPVLALNVQPGDLVLDLCAAPGGKTLALLQTGCCRHLAANDISASRSNRLRRVLCSYVPKDFGADVRITSWDGRNWGELEGNTYDRVLVDVPCTTDRHSVMEEDNNIFSRMRLKERQMLPMLQMQLLLAGLLAARPGGEVVYSTCSLSQLQNEYVVERAVEVAETEYNISVHVEDLSYFRRLFQDTFSFFADCRLGELVLPHLTANFGPMYFCKLRREQ